In Nilaparvata lugens isolate BPH chromosome 5, ASM1435652v1, whole genome shotgun sequence, the following proteins share a genomic window:
- the LOC111054961 gene encoding YTH domain-containing protein 1, with protein MEAMDTIEAENLSLNYGDDIGDELKLDEMLEYDTRSEVTSSSSDSQSDSSHQCVSSVSSESSAGHKGRGSRRKRSHSREKKSSSPESKRPKSREKNKSYDYITKLNYLFRDARFFVIKSNNAENVVLSKAKGVWSTLPQNENKLNQAYRESRNVLLIFSVKESGKFAGFARLSGESRRDGQPINWVLPPGLSAKALGGVFKVDWICRKELSFNSTMHLYNPWNEGKPVKIGRDGQEIEPRVAEELCRLFPEDEGIELGSILRKSKEASKVVRPRTPRFKRDHFTRNPGARYSMRSPPFSWRGRGGFNRGSRGKFFGSNRNRLSTTGGIYKPSSRTRDRLPPWFSGSRDNARSFSGAAADAIVADYMRNLHQLPPMPYAPPPGVFTASSPYDALPPPPRYYEGLPLPPEYPLTLRSNGYTDKRSYDRSVDEFLWRTRERERDRDKDRDRDRDRDRDHHRYRDRR; from the coding sequence ATGGAAGCAATGGATACAATCGAAGCTGAAAACCTCAGTTTGAACTACGGCGACGACATTGGAGACGAATTGAAATTGGATGAAATGTTGGAGTATGATACCCGCAGCGAAGTGACGTCATCTTCATCTGACAGCCAGAGTGATTCAAGTCATCAATGCGTCAGTTCGGTTAGCTCAGAGTCTTCAGCAGGCCATAAAGGTAGGGGGTCGAGACGCAAGCGGAGTCATTCTAGAGAAAAGAAGAGCTCCTCTCCAGAGTCAAAACGTCCTAAATctagagagaaaaataaatccTATGATTATATTACAAAACTGAATTATTTGTTTCGTGATGCAAGATTTTTTGTCATTAAAAGTAATAATGCTGAAAATGTTGTACTATCAAAAGCCAAAGGTGTTTGGTCAACACTACCACagaatgaaaacaaattgaatcaaGCCTACAGAGAATCGAGAAACGTTCTGCTGATATTCTCGGTGAAGGAGAGTGGAAAGTTTGCTGGATTTGCTCGACTAAGTGGAGAGTCGCGACGTGATGGACAGCCTATAAATTGGGTTCTTCCTCCAGGCCTATCAGCCAAAGCATTGGGTGGTGTCTTCAAAGTTGACTGGATCTGTAGAAAAGAGCTGTCGTTCAATAGTACAATGCATCTCTACAACCCATGGAATGAAGGTAAACCCGTCAAAATTGGTAGAGATGGCCAAGAGATCGAGCCGAGAGTTGCTGAAGAACTGTGCCGATTATTTCCAGAAGATGAAGGAATTGAATTGGGCTCCATTCTTCGAAAATCAAAAGAAGCATCTAAAGTCGTTCGTCCAAGAACTCCTAGATTCAAGAGAGACCACTTTACTCGAAACCCAGGAGCAAGATATTCAATGAGATCTCCGCCATTCTCTTGGAGAGGAAGAGGTGGCTTCAACCGAGGTAGTAGAGGAAAGTTTTTTGGCTCTAATAGAAACCGTCTAAGTACAACTGGTGGAATCTATAAGCCGTCGTCAAGAACAAGAGACCGATTGCCGCCTTGGTTCAGTGGCTCAAGAGACAATGCGAGATCATTCAGTGGAGCAGCAGCTGATGCGATTGTAGCCGATTATATGCGAAACCTGCACCAGCTGCCACCGATGCCATATGCGCCGCCGCCTGGAGTCTTTACCGCCTCATCGCCCTACGATGCACTGCCGCCGCCTCCCAGATACTATGAAGGCCTTCCTCTGCCCCCAGAGTATCCGCTCACGCTGCGAAGCAATGGCTACACGGACAAAAGGTCCTACGACAGGTCGGTCGACGAATTCCTGTGGAGGACGCGAGAACGCGAGAGGGACCGCGACAAGGATCGTGACCGAGATCGCGACAGAGACCGCGACCATCATCGCTACAGAGATCGGCGATAA